The following proteins are encoded in a genomic region of Chaetodon auriga isolate fChaAug3 chromosome 8, fChaAug3.hap1, whole genome shotgun sequence:
- the LOC143324474 gene encoding LOW QUALITY PROTEIN: NADH dehydrogenase (ubiquinone) complex I, assembly factor 6-like (The sequence of the model RefSeq protein was modified relative to this genomic sequence to represent the inferred CDS: substituted 1 base at 1 genomic stop codon): MRMQFWKTAIEEIYRDEPPNQPVSAELWRAVRKHDLTKRXLLRIITEREKDLDDKAYRNLQELEAYSENTQSSLIYLLLQCLGLKDIHADHAASHIGKAQGIVTCLRATPYHSSRRKVYLPMDVCMLG, translated from the exons ATGCGAATGCAGTTCTGGAAGACGGCCATAGAAGAAATCTACAGAGACGAGCCCCCAAACCAGCCAGTCAGTGCCGAGCTGTGGAGG GCGGTGAGGAAACATGACCTGACAAAGAGATGACTGCTGAGGATCATAACCGAGAGA GAAAAGGATCTGGATGACAAAGCCTACAGAaacctgcaggagctggaggcctATTCAGAGAACACACAGTCCTCCTTGATTTACCTGCTGCTCCAGTGTTTAG GGTTGAAAGACATCCATGCCGACCACGCAGCGAGTCACATCGGAAAAGCTCAGGGAATCGTGACGTGTCTGAGAGCGACTCCTTATCACAGCAGCCGACGGAAAGTCTACCTCCCCATGGACGTCTGCATGCTG GGTTGA
- the LOC143324472 gene encoding N-acetylglucosamine-1-phosphodiester alpha-N-acetylglucosaminidase-like, which produces MVDQEVLRDFVDVLSARTVVGHDASGNLILFHVEGRTEKRGMNLWEVAEFLKKNGVINAINLDGGGSSTLVINGTLASYPTDLCKQDSRWRCARPVSTILCVHQRRCRPEDCSGHGDCVDGRCQCQDGWRGAACDSLACQPAACGPHGVCTANGCVCAAGWRGKNCSQECSPGYYGDSCRRTCVCFNGALCNHVNGHCECPPGFYGNFCEQVCPPGLYGLSCAKRCRCDDWCPCDPRTGSCASTGDGRLTRAGRCLATLWRQEEDARGDKPYLTEQTWLIITVTLTSLLMVRPVVHLMRASWKWILFSYSSTRSTDRYQRLDSTKASETQMTVKYLRGMFSQSNSRTTFMC; this is translated from the exons ATGGTCGACCAGG AGGTGCTCCGTGATTTTGTGGATGTCCTGTCAGCGAGGACGGTTGTGGGTCACGACGCCAGCGGCAACCTGATCCTGTTTCATGTGGAAGGACGGACTGAGAAAAGAGG GATGAATCTCTGGGAGGTGGCAGAGTTCCTGAAGAAAAACGGCGTGATCAATGCGATCAATCTGGACGGGGGCGGGTCTTCTACCTTGGTGATCAACGGCACGTTAGCCAGCTACCCAACTGACCTATG TAAACAGGACAGCAGGTGGCGCTGTGCTCGGCCCGTCTCCACCATCCTGTGCGTTCATCAGCGGCGCTGCCGGCCAGAGGACTGCAGCGGACACGGAGACTGCGTGGACGGACGCTGTCAGTGCCAGGACGGCTGGCGGGGGGCCGCCTGCGACTCTCTGGCATGTCAGCCGGCGGCCTGCGGACCCCACGGCGTCTGCACCGCCA atggctgtgtctgtgctgctggatggagaggaaaaaactgCAGCCAAG AGTGCTCTCCAGGTTACTATGGTGACAGCTGCAGACGCACCTGCGTGTGCTTTAATGGAGCTTTGTGTAACCACGTCAACGGACACTGTGAGTGTCCCCCTGGTTTCTATGGCAACTTCTGTGAACAAG TGTGTCCTCCTGGTCTCTACGGTCTGTCCTGTGCTAAGAGGTGTCGGTGTGACGACTGGTGTCCATGTGACCCGCGGACAGGAAGCTGTGCCTCCACCGGTGACGGCAGATTAACCAGAG cagGTCGGTGTTTGGCTACATTatggagacaagaggaggacgCTCGTGGAGACAAACCTTATCTGACAGA acaaacatggcTGATCATCACCGTCACGCTGACCTCTCTGCTGATGGTCCGGCCGGTGGTTCACCTCATGCGGGCGAGTTGGAAATGGATTCTTTTCAGTTATTCCTCCACACGTTCCACTGATCGGTATCAACGGCTTGACTCCACGAAAGcatcagaaacacagatgaCGGTAAAATATCTGAGAGGAATGTTCAGCCAATCAAACAGCAGGACGACTTTCATGTGCTAA